A region from the Janthinobacterium agaricidamnosum genome encodes:
- the tuf gene encoding elongation factor Tu, with product MAKGKFERTKPHVNVGTIGHVDHGKTTLTAAIATVLSKKFGGEAKAYDQIDAAPEEKARGITINTAHVEYETETRHYAHVDCPGHADYIKNMITGAAQMDGAILVCSAADGPMPQTREHILLARQVGVPYIIVFLNKCDLVDDAELLELVEMEVRELLSKYEFPGDDLPIIKGSARMALEGKEGEMGVDAVLRLADALDAYIPTPERAVDGAFLMPVEDVFSISGRGTVVTGRIERGIVKVGEEIEIVGITDTVKTTCTGVEMFRKLLDQGQAGDNVGLLLRGTKREDVQRGQVLAKPGSIKPHAHFTGEIYVLSKDEGGRHTPFFNNYRPQFYFRTTDVTGSIELPADKEMVMPGDNVSITVKLINPIAMEEGLRFAIREGGRTVGAGVVAKIIA from the coding sequence ATGGCAAAAGGTAAATTCGAACGGACCAAGCCGCACGTCAACGTCGGCACCATCGGCCACGTCGACCACGGTAAAACCACGCTGACCGCTGCAATCGCAACGGTTCTGTCGAAGAAATTCGGCGGCGAAGCTAAAGCATACGACCAGATCGATGCAGCACCAGAAGAAAAAGCGCGCGGTATCACGATTAACACCGCCCACGTCGAGTACGAAACGGAAACGCGTCACTACGCGCACGTTGACTGCCCAGGCCACGCCGATTACATCAAAAACATGATTACCGGTGCAGCCCAGATGGACGGCGCGATCCTGGTGTGCTCCGCAGCTGACGGCCCAATGCCACAGACCCGCGAACACATCCTGCTGGCCCGCCAAGTTGGCGTTCCATACATCATCGTGTTCCTGAACAAGTGCGACCTGGTCGACGACGCAGAGCTGCTGGAACTGGTTGAAATGGAAGTGCGCGAGCTGTTGTCGAAGTACGAATTCCCAGGCGACGACCTGCCAATCATCAAAGGTTCGGCACGTATGGCGCTGGAAGGCAAAGAAGGCGAAATGGGCGTTGACGCAGTGCTGCGTCTGGCCGATGCGCTGGATGCTTACATCCCAACGCCAGAGCGCGCTGTTGACGGTGCGTTCCTGATGCCAGTGGAAGACGTGTTCTCGATCTCGGGTCGCGGTACCGTTGTGACCGGTCGTATCGAGCGCGGCATTGTTAAAGTCGGCGAAGAGATCGAAATCGTCGGTATCACCGATACCGTCAAAACGACTTGCACCGGCGTGGAAATGTTCCGCAAGCTGCTGGACCAAGGTCAAGCTGGCGACAACGTTGGTCTGCTGCTGCGCGGCACCAAGCGTGAAGACGTGCAACGTGGTCAAGTGCTGGCCAAGCCAGGCTCGATCAAGCCGCATGCGCACTTCACCGGCGAGATCTATGTTCTGTCGAAAGACGAAGGCGGCCGTCATACGCCATTCTTCAACAACTATCGTCCACAGTTCTACTTCCGCACGACGGACGTAACCGGTTCGATCGAGTTGCCAGCAGACAAAGAAATGGTCATGCCAGGCGATAACGTGTCGATCACCGTCAAGCTGATCAACCCGATCGCGATGGAAGAAGGCCTGCGCTTCGCTATCCGCGAAGGCGGCCGTACCGTCGGCGCTGGTGTTGTTGCAAAAATCATCGCTTAA
- the rpsJ gene encoding 30S ribosomal protein S10, translating into MSAPNQKIRIRLKAFDYKLIDQSALEIVETAKRTGAVVKGPVPLPTRIQRFDVLRSPHVNKTSRDQFEIRTHQRLMDIVDPTDKTVDALMKLDLPAGVDVEIKLQ; encoded by the coding sequence ATGTCGGCACCAAACCAAAAAATCCGTATCCGCCTGAAGGCTTTCGATTACAAGCTGATCGACCAGTCCGCTCTGGAAATCGTTGAGACCGCGAAGCGCACCGGCGCTGTCGTCAAAGGCCCAGTACCACTGCCTACCCGTATTCAGCGTTTCGATGTGCTGCGTTCCCCGCACGTCAACAAAACTTCGCGCGATCAGTTCGAGATCCGTACGCACCAACGCCTGATGGACATCGTTGACCCAACGGACAAAACCGTTGACGCGCTGATGAAGCTGGACCTGCCAGCTGGTGTTGATGTCGAAATCAAACTGCAATAA
- a CDS encoding DUF817 domain-containing protein — MLNALDTHLLNATPRQRLRGWPRFLTEFLYFGIKEARSCLFVGLFFAAVFLVPRAGLFGLPRYDVLLLVALAIQGAMVWRGLETWDELKAICLFHAVGFALEVFKVSGTIQSWSYPDFAYTKVFGVPLFSGFMYAAVGSYIIQTWRLLDMRIRHHPPYWMAVLIALLIYANFFTHHYIGDYRWYLAACALGLYARTTVVFRPLDRDRSMPLLLGFVLVGFFIWLAENISTFWGVWRYPNQLGAWSVVHVSKWSSWSLLVVMTFTIVAHLKHIKASIHVAQP, encoded by the coding sequence ATGCTCAACGCCCTCGATACCCACCTGCTCAATGCAACTCCCCGTCAGCGCCTGCGCGGCTGGCCGCGCTTCCTGACCGAATTTTTGTATTTCGGCATCAAGGAGGCGAGGTCATGCCTGTTTGTGGGACTGTTTTTTGCTGCCGTGTTCCTGGTGCCGCGCGCCGGCCTGTTCGGCCTGCCGCGCTATGACGTGCTGCTGCTGGTAGCGCTGGCGATCCAGGGCGCGATGGTCTGGAGGGGGCTGGAAACGTGGGATGAATTGAAAGCCATCTGCCTGTTTCATGCGGTCGGCTTCGCGCTGGAGGTGTTTAAGGTGTCGGGGACGATACAGTCGTGGAGCTATCCCGACTTTGCCTACACCAAGGTGTTTGGCGTTCCCCTGTTTTCCGGCTTCATGTATGCGGCCGTGGGCAGCTACATCATCCAGACCTGGCGCCTGCTCGACATGCGGATCCGCCACCATCCGCCGTACTGGATGGCGGTGCTGATCGCGCTGCTGATCTACGCTAACTTCTTTACCCACCACTACATCGGCGACTATCGCTGGTACCTGGCCGCCTGTGCGCTGGGCTTGTATGCGCGCACCACCGTGGTGTTCCGCCCGCTCGACCGCGACCGCAGCATGCCCCTGCTGCTCGGTTTCGTGCTGGTCGGCTTCTTCATCTGGCTGGCCGAAAACATCAGCACCTTCTGGGGCGTGTGGCGCTATCCGAACCAGCTTGGCGCGTGGTCGGTGGTGCACGTCAGCAAATGGAGCTCATGGTCGCTGCTGGTGGTGATGACGTTCACGATCGTGGCCCACCTCAAGCACATCAAGGCCAGCATCCACGTGGCCCAGCCTTAG